A single region of the Solwaraspora sp. WMMD406 genome encodes:
- a CDS encoding GPP34 family phosphoprotein, producing MSALILAEELTLLAYDDQSGDPIVGSPELDYAVSGAILLDLALDGAVTVHPDGTVHPDGTVHPDDAGTVHPDDAGTVHPDGTVAAATAGPAEADRRHLDRAAATIRAADPHPVEHWIVELSHKLVPRILDGLVTAGVLRRERDRVFWVFPHTRFAAPDSRRPPAEAEARTRLRSAVRHSSDPVDERTAALGALVHALDADELLREVVSPADGSAATTTDVPMSDRERDAWSARCRAAIPDAAWVATATERVIRDHRSEVATAVFIATNVATSGS from the coding sequence ATGAGTGCGCTCATCCTGGCCGAGGAACTCACCCTGCTCGCCTACGACGACCAGTCAGGTGACCCGATAGTCGGATCGCCCGAGCTGGACTACGCCGTCAGTGGAGCCATCCTGCTCGATCTCGCCCTCGACGGTGCGGTCACCGTCCACCCCGACGGTACGGTCCACCCCGACGGTACGGTCCACCCCGACGATGCGGGCACCGTCCACCCCGACGATGCGGGCACCGTCCATCCCGACGGTACGGTCGCGGCTGCGACGGCCGGGCCGGCGGAAGCCGATCGTCGTCATCTCGACCGGGCCGCGGCAACCATCAGGGCCGCCGACCCGCACCCGGTCGAACACTGGATCGTCGAGTTGTCCCACAAGCTGGTCCCCCGGATCCTCGACGGGCTGGTCACCGCTGGCGTGCTGCGTCGAGAGCGGGACCGGGTGTTCTGGGTGTTTCCGCACACCCGCTTCGCCGCCCCCGACAGCAGGCGCCCACCGGCGGAGGCCGAGGCCCGTACCCGGCTGCGGAGCGCCGTCCGACACTCGTCCGACCCGGTGGACGAGCGGACCGCCGCGCTGGGGGCGTTGGTGCACGCCCTCGACGCCGACGAACTGCTCCGCGAGGTCGTCTCTCCCGCTGACGGCAGCGCTGCGACGACGACCGACGTGCCGATGTCGGACCGCGAACGGGACGCCTGGTCCGCCCGGTGCCGGGCGGCGATACCGGATGCCGCCTGGGTCGCGACCGCTACCGAAAGGGTGATCCGGGACCACCGCTCCGAGGTGGCCACCGCCGTCTTCATCGCCACCAACGTCGCGACCAGCGGCAGCTAG
- a CDS encoding serine/threonine protein kinase has protein sequence MLSSGVLLGGRYRLDERIASGGMGDVWRGTDEVLGRTVAVKSLLPALLEEPGFAERFRGEARTMATINHPGVVDVYDYGSDQHIAFLVMEYVEGDALSRTLSRVGRLTPARTMALVAQAADALQAAHDKGIVHRDVKPGNLLVRPNGTLVLTDFGIARSEMVGQLTAAGSVLGTASYISPEQASGAVATPASDVYALGVVAYQCLSGRRPFEGDNPLEIAMKHVRDTPRALPSDIPPVVRAIVERALAKDPAARWPAAAAMAAVSRQAAATLAGQGRPGAQGHPGSQGHPGAPGRPGVPGHPGSPAAPGYPTAPGHPSGPRPPGGATAGSGRAPASGYPSAAGRPMLPPRPTSGAPNSPMVQPPVPRPPTSGGPTAGPHLPGTASASPQRYPAGYHHNVPPARQAGPGQPPHSYRPTRPPAAPQRSGGLHRQLFTVLAIILGALVVLLCAGLIAFLVQEYAANSAGPVQPAVRLVTAENQMGSRYVETGVGAVPSVEAPHTSGQDDDQMSEGRQRR, from the coding sequence GTGCTGAGCTCCGGAGTCCTGCTCGGTGGGCGGTACCGCCTCGACGAGCGGATCGCCAGCGGCGGGATGGGCGACGTGTGGCGGGGCACCGACGAGGTGCTCGGCCGTACCGTCGCGGTCAAGAGCCTGCTCCCGGCGCTGCTGGAGGAGCCGGGGTTCGCAGAACGGTTCCGGGGCGAGGCCCGGACCATGGCGACCATCAACCACCCCGGCGTCGTCGACGTCTACGACTACGGCAGCGACCAGCACATTGCCTTCCTGGTCATGGAGTACGTCGAGGGCGACGCGCTGTCGCGGACCCTGTCCCGAGTGGGCCGACTCACCCCGGCCCGGACGATGGCGTTGGTCGCCCAGGCCGCCGACGCCCTGCAGGCCGCCCACGACAAGGGCATCGTGCATCGGGACGTCAAACCCGGCAACCTGCTGGTACGGCCGAACGGCACCCTGGTGCTGACCGACTTCGGCATCGCCCGGTCGGAGATGGTCGGCCAGTTGACCGCCGCCGGTTCGGTCCTCGGCACCGCCTCGTACATCTCTCCGGAGCAGGCCTCCGGTGCCGTCGCCACCCCGGCCTCCGACGTGTACGCCCTCGGCGTCGTCGCCTACCAGTGCCTGTCCGGCCGGCGGCCCTTCGAAGGCGACAACCCGCTTGAAATCGCCATGAAGCACGTACGGGACACGCCCCGTGCCCTCCCGTCGGACATCCCACCGGTGGTTCGCGCGATCGTCGAACGCGCCCTGGCCAAGGACCCGGCCGCCCGGTGGCCCGCCGCCGCGGCGATGGCGGCCGTCTCCCGGCAGGCCGCCGCCACCCTCGCCGGACAGGGCCGACCCGGCGCCCAGGGACACCCCGGCAGCCAAGGACACCCCGGCGCCCCTGGCCGGCCCGGCGTCCCCGGTCATCCCGGCAGTCCCGCCGCCCCCGGCTACCCGACCGCACCCGGTCATCCGAGTGGTCCCCGCCCACCGGGTGGCGCCACCGCAGGCTCGGGCCGGGCTCCGGCCAGCGGCTACCCGTCGGCCGCCGGTCGACCGATGCTGCCGCCCCGCCCGACGTCCGGGGCGCCGAACTCACCGATGGTCCAGCCGCCGGTGCCCCGGCCGCCGACGAGCGGCGGCCCCACCGCCGGCCCCCATCTGCCCGGGACCGCGTCGGCGAGTCCTCAGCGCTACCCGGCCGGATACCATCACAACGTCCCGCCGGCCCGGCAGGCCGGGCCCGGTCAACCACCCCACTCGTACCGCCCGACCCGTCCACCGGCCGCACCGCAGCGGTCGGGTGGACTACACCGGCAACTGTTCACCGTCCTGGCGATCATCCTCGGCGCACTCGTGGTGCTGCTCTGCGCCGGCCTGATCGCCTTCCTGGTCCAGGAATATGCCGCCAACTCGGCGGGCCCGGTCCAGCCGGCGGTGCGATTGGTTACGGCTGAGAACCAGATGGGCTCGCGCTACGTCGAAACTGGTGTCGGAGCCGTACCGTCGGTGGAGGCACCGCACACGTCCGGGCAGGATGACGATCAGATGAGCGAAGGACGACAGAGACGATGA
- a CDS encoding cell division protein CrgA has translation MPKSQVRKKKVYTPPTDVRPTQTAATRKPSPIWLPIAAVSLIVFGIGWLVVYYLSETAYPVATWGYWNLAVGFGAMVSSLILLSRWR, from the coding sequence GTGCCCAAGTCGCAAGTTCGCAAGAAGAAGGTCTACACCCCGCCGACCGACGTCCGGCCAACCCAGACGGCTGCCACTCGTAAGCCGAGCCCGATCTGGCTGCCGATCGCCGCGGTCTCGCTGATCGTCTTCGGCATCGGCTGGCTGGTCGTCTACTACCTGTCGGAGACGGCCTACCCCGTGGCTACCTGGGGCTACTGGAATCTCGCCGTGGGCTTCGGTGCGATGGTGAGTTCGCTGATCCTGCTCTCGCGCTGGCGCTGA
- a CDS encoding aminodeoxychorismate/anthranilate synthase component II has protein sequence MRVLVIDNYDSFVFNLVQYLGQLGAECEVRRNDELTVAEVGRLGAAGILLSPGPGTPERAGICLDVISAYASRLPIFGVCLGHQAIGAAYGGVVERAPELLHGKTSLVHHNGAGVLAGLPEPFTATRYHSLAVRAETLPAEIEVTGRTESGVVMAMRHRDLPVEGVQFHPESVLTEGGHLMLANWLAGCGLPAAVDRAPRLAAEVDVRRRAAFAAA, from the coding sequence GTGCGCGTACTGGTGATCGACAACTACGACTCGTTCGTGTTCAACCTCGTGCAGTACCTGGGCCAGTTGGGCGCCGAATGCGAGGTACGGCGCAACGACGAGCTGACCGTGGCCGAGGTGGGTCGGCTCGGTGCCGCCGGGATCCTGCTCTCCCCGGGGCCGGGTACGCCGGAACGGGCCGGGATCTGCCTGGACGTCATCTCCGCGTACGCCAGCCGGCTGCCGATCTTCGGCGTCTGCCTGGGTCACCAGGCGATCGGCGCGGCGTACGGCGGGGTCGTCGAGCGGGCACCGGAACTCCTGCACGGCAAGACCTCGCTGGTCCACCACAACGGGGCCGGGGTGCTGGCCGGTCTGCCGGAGCCGTTCACCGCCACCCGCTACCATTCGCTCGCCGTACGGGCCGAGACGCTGCCCGCCGAGATCGAGGTGACCGGACGCACCGAGTCCGGTGTGGTAATGGCCATGCGGCACCGCGATCTGCCGGTGGAAGGGGTGCAGTTCCACCCCGAGTCGGTGCTCACCGAGGGCGGACATCTGATGCTCGCCAACTGGCTGGCCGGGTGCGGCCTGCCCGCCGCAGTGGATCGGGCGCCTCGGCTCGCCGCCGAGGTCGACGTCCGTCGGCGGGCGGCCTTCGCGGCGGCCTGA
- a CDS encoding DUF881 domain-containing protein, whose product MEYTSGSASWRDVVRRAATGLLRRPGGRRPAGWAVGVPLIALTAGLLFTTTATTAGGTTLREDRRPQLAQLINDRRAQLAVAEERAAALRAQVDQQAALVAGSDQPIADQRARVEANQPAAGFTALAGPGIVVELDDAPRLTDLPDGASNDDLVVHQGDVQAVVNALWAGGAEAMSIMDVRVLATSAVRCVGNTLLLHGGVYSPPFRIAAIGDPSALQEALAGSEGVQLFQDAVTHFQLGYRETVESELTVPAFEGSATLHHTDVPELAR is encoded by the coding sequence ATGGAGTACACGTCCGGCAGCGCGTCCTGGCGGGACGTGGTCCGTCGGGCCGCCACCGGCCTGCTGCGGCGGCCGGGGGGTCGCCGCCCAGCCGGTTGGGCCGTGGGCGTACCGCTCATCGCGCTCACCGCCGGCCTGCTCTTCACGACGACCGCCACCACGGCCGGTGGCACCACCTTGCGGGAGGATCGGCGACCGCAGCTGGCCCAGTTGATCAACGACCGCCGTGCCCAACTCGCGGTCGCCGAGGAACGAGCGGCGGCGCTGCGCGCCCAGGTCGACCAGCAGGCCGCGCTGGTCGCCGGGTCCGACCAGCCGATCGCCGATCAACGGGCCCGGGTCGAGGCCAACCAGCCGGCCGCCGGCTTCACCGCCCTGGCCGGTCCCGGCATCGTCGTCGAACTCGACGACGCTCCCCGGCTGACCGACCTGCCCGACGGTGCCAGCAACGACGACTTGGTGGTGCACCAGGGCGACGTGCAGGCGGTGGTCAACGCGCTGTGGGCAGGGGGCGCGGAGGCAATGTCGATCATGGATGTACGGGTCCTCGCCACCAGCGCGGTACGCTGTGTCGGAAACACGCTGCTGTTGCATGGCGGGGTCTACTCACCCCCTTTCCGGATCGCCGCCATCGGTGATCCGAGCGCCCTGCAGGAGGCGCTCGCCGGATCGGAGGGGGTCCAGTTGTTCCAGGACGCGGTGACCCACTTCCAGCTCGGCTACCGTGAGACCGTCGAGTCGGAGCTGACCGTTCCCGCATTCGAAGGGTCGGCGACACTGCACCACACCGACGTCCCGGAGCTGGCGCGATGA
- a CDS encoding VanZ family protein: MLGWAREFLSQPWPFLTLAVVTLIGVFAHRPVARRLGWRRWPTLGVFVGAAAVAALTLPPAPISSTVPLAPGVSVSGPDGEIVAGCLRSLTDPAVLWSGLVTVDSLGERVGNVAMFVPVAFFLVLAVRRPLIGTGVLLVVPAMVELAQAVSGLGRQCVGYDWVNNATGVLVGAAAAGVVRLVWRPTPPRPQPSGSRPQPSGSRRRD, encoded by the coding sequence GTGCTGGGCTGGGCCCGTGAATTCCTGTCGCAGCCCTGGCCCTTCCTCACCCTGGCCGTGGTGACGCTGATCGGCGTGTTCGCGCACCGGCCCGTCGCCCGCCGCCTGGGCTGGCGTCGCTGGCCCACCCTCGGCGTCTTCGTCGGTGCCGCCGCGGTCGCGGCGTTGACCCTGCCACCGGCCCCGATCAGCTCCACGGTGCCGCTCGCACCCGGTGTGTCCGTCTCCGGCCCGGACGGCGAGATCGTGGCCGGCTGCCTGCGGTCGCTGACCGATCCGGCGGTGCTCTGGTCCGGGCTGGTCACGGTCGACTCGCTCGGCGAGCGAGTCGGCAACGTCGCAATGTTCGTGCCGGTGGCGTTCTTCCTGGTCCTGGCGGTGCGTCGGCCGCTGATCGGGACCGGCGTGCTCCTGGTGGTGCCGGCGATGGTGGAGCTGGCCCAGGCCGTGAGCGGGCTCGGCCGCCAGTGTGTGGGCTACGACTGGGTCAACAACGCCACCGGGGTCTTGGTCGGGGCGGCGGCGGCCGGCGTCGTACGGCTGGTCTGGCGGCCGACCCCGCCGCGCCCGCAGCCGTCCGGCAGCCGCCCGCAGCCGTCCGGCAGCCGGCGGCGCGACTAG
- a CDS encoding (Fe-S)-binding protein codes for MGTVQVATTIVAAIVTAVAVTLAGRAVWQFVSIIRLGRPDPTRFGDPATRARVMLTETLGHTRMLRWSVVGAAHWFVMIAFIVLSVLVLEAYFEVVDAGGGIPVIGGWLIYGLVTELVSILGMVGIGVLIAIRLINRPTRAGGRSRFTGSTMWQGYFVEAVVLAVLICGFLIRGFRVATDHFDFPVWATPVSHALGAVLPASDAAISVTALIKILISMTWVIVIALTLTMGVAWHRFAAFFNIYFKRDPGKANSGLGALRPMMSDGKPLDFEEADPESDQFGVAQVEQFGWKGLLDFTTCTECGRCQSQCPAWNTAKPLSPKLLVLSLRDHAYAKAPYLLAGGGKDLTGEEKGTAEQLAKVDALALAEADRPLIGGAEDGGIIDPDVLWSCTTCGACVEQCPVDIEHVDHIVDMRRYQVLIESSFPSEAGVMLRNLENKGNPWGAPQNTREDWTKGLDFEVPRVGEVDDFEYLFWVGCAGAFEDRAKKTTRAVATLLNEAGVDFAILGEGETCTGDPARRIGNEFVFQMLAQQNVETLNEAFGDREPAKRKIVATCPHCFNTLGNEYGQLGGHFEVVHHTQLLAHLVATGKLTPVTPVDGGLTYHDPCYLGRHNRVFSPPREVLGAALGAGDAVREMPRNSERSFCCGAGGARMWMEERIGKRINVDRVEEALSTGAQTIAVGCPFCFTMLGDGVTGKQSSGAAAENVEVVDVATVLLRSVRPAVASSATDAS; via the coding sequence ATGGGCACCGTCCAGGTCGCCACCACGATCGTTGCCGCCATCGTCACCGCCGTGGCGGTGACGCTCGCCGGCCGGGCGGTCTGGCAGTTCGTCTCGATCATCCGTCTCGGCCGACCCGACCCGACCCGGTTCGGCGATCCGGCGACCCGAGCCCGGGTGATGCTCACCGAGACACTCGGCCACACCCGGATGCTCCGCTGGAGCGTGGTCGGCGCGGCGCACTGGTTCGTGATGATCGCGTTCATCGTGCTCTCGGTGTTGGTGCTGGAGGCGTACTTCGAGGTCGTTGACGCCGGAGGCGGCATCCCGGTCATCGGCGGCTGGCTGATCTACGGACTCGTCACCGAACTCGTCTCGATCCTGGGAATGGTCGGGATCGGAGTGCTCATCGCCATCCGGCTGATCAACCGGCCGACCCGAGCCGGCGGACGTTCCCGGTTCACCGGCTCGACCATGTGGCAGGGCTACTTCGTCGAAGCTGTCGTGCTGGCCGTCCTGATCTGCGGCTTCCTCATCCGAGGCTTCCGCGTCGCCACGGACCACTTCGATTTCCCCGTCTGGGCCACCCCGGTCAGCCACGCGCTCGGCGCCGTACTCCCCGCCTCGGACGCGGCGATCAGCGTGACCGCCCTCATCAAGATCCTGATCTCGATGACCTGGGTCATCGTCATCGCCCTGACCTTGACCATGGGCGTCGCCTGGCACCGGTTCGCCGCCTTCTTCAACATCTACTTCAAGCGTGACCCAGGCAAAGCCAACTCGGGTCTGGGCGCGCTGCGTCCGATGATGAGCGACGGCAAGCCGCTCGACTTCGAAGAAGCCGACCCCGAATCCGACCAGTTCGGGGTGGCCCAGGTCGAGCAGTTCGGCTGGAAGGGCCTGCTCGACTTCACCACCTGCACCGAATGCGGCCGCTGCCAGTCGCAGTGTCCGGCCTGGAACACCGCCAAGCCACTGTCGCCGAAACTGCTCGTCCTGTCGCTGCGCGACCACGCGTACGCCAAGGCCCCCTACCTGCTGGCCGGGGGCGGCAAGGACCTCACCGGCGAGGAGAAGGGCACCGCCGAACAGCTCGCCAAGGTCGACGCCCTGGCCCTGGCCGAAGCGGACCGCCCGCTGATCGGCGGTGCCGAGGACGGCGGGATCATCGATCCGGACGTGCTCTGGTCCTGCACCACCTGCGGCGCCTGCGTCGAACAGTGCCCGGTCGACATCGAACACGTCGACCACATCGTCGACATGCGTCGCTACCAGGTCCTGATCGAGTCGAGCTTCCCCAGCGAGGCCGGCGTGATGCTGCGCAACCTGGAAAACAAGGGCAACCCATGGGGCGCGCCGCAGAACACCCGGGAGGACTGGACCAAGGGCCTCGACTTCGAGGTACCCCGGGTCGGCGAGGTGGACGACTTCGAATACCTGTTCTGGGTCGGCTGCGCCGGCGCGTTCGAGGACCGGGCCAAGAAGACCACCCGCGCCGTGGCGACCCTGCTGAACGAAGCCGGCGTCGACTTCGCCATCCTCGGCGAGGGTGAGACCTGCACCGGTGACCCGGCCCGCCGGATCGGCAACGAGTTCGTCTTCCAGATGCTCGCCCAACAAAACGTCGAGACCCTCAACGAGGCGTTCGGCGACCGCGAGCCCGCCAAGCGCAAGATCGTCGCTACCTGCCCGCACTGCTTCAACACCCTCGGCAACGAGTACGGGCAGCTCGGCGGCCACTTCGAGGTCGTACACCACACGCAGCTGCTGGCCCACCTGGTCGCCACCGGCAAGCTCACCCCGGTCACCCCGGTCGACGGCGGACTGACCTACCACGACCCCTGCTACCTGGGACGACACAACCGGGTGTTCAGCCCGCCCCGCGAGGTGCTCGGAGCCGCGCTCGGTGCCGGCGACGCCGTACGCGAGATGCCGCGCAACTCGGAGCGGTCCTTCTGCTGCGGCGCCGGCGGAGCCCGGATGTGGATGGAGGAGCGGATCGGAAAGCGGATCAACGTCGACCGGGTCGAGGAGGCGCTGTCCACCGGCGCGCAGACGATCGCCGTCGGTTGCCCCTTCTGCTTCACTATGCTCGGCGACGGGGTCACCGGCAAACAGTCCAGCGGCGCGGCGGCCGAGAACGTCGAGGTCGTCGACGTGGCGACCGTGCTGCTGCGATCCGTACGGCCGGCGGTAGCATCATCCGCGACCGACGCGTCGTGA
- a CDS encoding penicillin-binding transpeptidase domain-containing protein encodes MNAPLRRVGVVIMILFGLLFANLNWVQGYKADEYRNSDYNGRVQVAEYDRQRGNIEAGGRALATSTETDGELTFLRTYPDNELYAHVIGYKPVNLAATGIERAENDFLAGTSDQLFADRVRDLFTGEETGGGNVLLTVNRRAQETAYRQLIENRVGVDQGAAVAIDPRTGAIQALVSIPSYDPNPLASHDTNAAQEAYNALDGDPDGPLRNRALGEVLPPGSTFKVVVVAAALENGVGVEDQISAGPVYRHPDSGTDIRNAANSICPQDQVTLITALTDSCNTGFAKLGVELGAERVKDKARDFGFEDEEQVVGRTNGDTGLPVAPSRTGDIQNPDGSEDGAALAQSSIGQNNVRMTPLEGAMIAAAVANGGTQMRPYLIQQLLGPDRTSSYYTAAPRELRESVSGQVAGDLQQMMVSVVRNGTGRNARIDGYTVGGKTGTAQAGEDDEDHGWFIGYAMTDDGEPISAVCVLLEGAGGGGSAEAARISGQIMRAVIAEREGR; translated from the coding sequence ATGAACGCACCGTTACGCAGGGTCGGCGTCGTCATCATGATCCTCTTCGGCCTGCTCTTCGCGAACCTCAACTGGGTCCAGGGCTACAAGGCCGACGAGTACCGCAACAGCGACTACAACGGCCGGGTCCAAGTCGCCGAGTACGACCGGCAGCGCGGCAACATCGAGGCCGGTGGCCGGGCCCTGGCCACCAGCACCGAGACGGACGGCGAACTCACGTTCCTGCGCACCTATCCGGACAACGAACTGTACGCCCACGTCATCGGCTACAAGCCGGTCAACCTCGCCGCGACCGGGATCGAACGGGCCGAGAACGACTTCCTCGCCGGCACCAGCGACCAACTGTTCGCCGACCGGGTCCGTGACCTGTTCACCGGCGAGGAGACCGGCGGCGGCAACGTGCTGCTGACCGTCAACCGTCGGGCGCAGGAGACCGCCTACCGGCAGCTGATCGAAAACCGGGTCGGGGTCGACCAGGGCGCCGCCGTCGCCATCGACCCCCGTACCGGGGCGATCCAGGCGCTGGTCTCCATCCCCAGCTACGACCCGAACCCGCTGGCCAGCCACGACACCAACGCCGCCCAGGAGGCGTACAACGCCCTCGACGGCGACCCGGACGGGCCGCTGCGCAACCGGGCGCTCGGTGAAGTGCTGCCACCCGGATCCACCTTCAAGGTCGTCGTCGTCGCCGCCGCGCTGGAAAACGGCGTCGGCGTCGAGGACCAGATCTCCGCCGGTCCGGTCTACCGGCACCCCGACTCGGGCACCGACATCCGCAACGCCGCCAACTCCATCTGCCCCCAGGACCAGGTCACCCTGATCACCGCGTTGACCGACTCGTGCAACACCGGCTTCGCGAAACTCGGCGTCGAACTCGGTGCCGAGCGGGTCAAGGACAAGGCCCGCGACTTCGGGTTCGAAGACGAAGAGCAGGTGGTCGGCCGGACCAACGGCGACACCGGCCTGCCGGTCGCGCCCAGCCGGACCGGCGACATCCAGAACCCCGACGGCAGCGAGGACGGCGCCGCGCTGGCCCAGTCGTCGATCGGGCAGAACAACGTACGGATGACCCCGCTCGAAGGGGCCATGATCGCCGCCGCGGTCGCCAACGGCGGCACCCAGATGCGGCCGTACCTGATCCAGCAGTTGCTCGGCCCGGACCGCACCAGCAGCTACTACACGGCCGCGCCCCGCGAGCTCCGCGAGTCGGTCAGCGGCCAGGTCGCCGGCGACCTGCAGCAGATGATGGTCAGCGTGGTGCGCAACGGCACCGGGCGCAACGCGCGGATCGACGGCTACACCGTCGGCGGCAAGACTGGCACCGCCCAGGCCGGCGAGGACGACGAGGACCACGGCTGGTTCATCGGGTACGCCATGACCGACGACGGCGAGCCGATCTCCGCCGTCTGCGTCCTGCTCGAAGGGGCCGGCGGGGGCGGCAGCGCCGAAGCCGCCCGGATCTCCGGCCAGATCATGCGGGCCGTCATCGCCGAGCGGGAGGGGCGATGA
- the pknB gene encoding Stk1 family PASTA domain-containing Ser/Thr kinase, which translates to MTAQARLLGGRYQVGELLGYGGMAEVHRGRDLRLGRDVAIKMLRADLARDRTFQERFRREAQNAASLNHPAIVAVYDTGEEYAPTGETLPFIVMEFVNGRTLKEVLAAEGRLDLRRALEICADICAALEFSHRHGIIHRDIKPGNVMLTQTGQVKVMDFGIARALASGATTMTQTSAVIGTAQYLSPEQARGEAVDARSDVYAGGCVLFELLCGHPPFVGDSPVSVAYQHVREDPRAPSDINRDVTPPVDAIVLKALAKNPLNRYQSAGEMRADLLRAATGRPVHATPVLREDETVAMAAAGATQRIPAGGSGPRRTSPGVIAGLSVLGVLAVVALAAGLIWANSGDEQPQLVVLPSLVGQPIEEAQRQLLSLNLNPVPTTAEDPDCTLNNVVAQSPEPGEVEPGSEVQLTVCAGPGMVQVPSLEGYTRSGAENALIDLELVPEFVPVDSADPKDQVVRVPDEGEMVEVGSTVVVEISLGNIRNVPNVVGSTQSEAISILERAGFDPQVVEGQEVDPADAGRVTSQDPNGGQAKVNSRVEIVVSQPREVEETPSPTPSSPAPSSPAPTTTEPPPGDGDGEGAGTGEPTSGGGAGGGVGTLIPTTPAVRIPSE; encoded by the coding sequence ATGACGGCGCAGGCCCGCCTGCTTGGTGGCAGGTACCAGGTCGGCGAGTTGCTCGGCTATGGCGGCATGGCCGAGGTCCATCGCGGCCGTGACCTGCGGCTCGGTCGAGACGTCGCGATCAAGATGCTCCGTGCCGACCTGGCCCGGGACCGGACGTTCCAGGAACGTTTCCGGCGCGAGGCGCAGAACGCCGCGTCGCTCAACCACCCGGCGATCGTGGCCGTGTACGACACCGGTGAGGAGTACGCCCCCACCGGCGAAACCCTTCCGTTCATCGTCATGGAGTTCGTCAACGGCCGTACCCTCAAAGAGGTCCTCGCCGCCGAAGGCCGGCTGGACCTGCGCCGCGCCCTGGAGATCTGCGCCGACATCTGCGCGGCCCTGGAGTTCAGCCACCGGCACGGGATCATCCACCGCGACATCAAGCCCGGCAACGTGATGCTGACGCAGACCGGCCAGGTCAAGGTGATGGACTTCGGGATCGCCCGCGCCCTCGCCAGTGGCGCGACGACGATGACCCAGACCTCGGCGGTGATCGGCACCGCGCAGTACCTCTCGCCCGAGCAGGCCCGTGGTGAGGCGGTCGACGCCCGCTCCGACGTCTACGCCGGTGGCTGCGTGCTGTTCGAACTGCTCTGCGGCCACCCGCCGTTCGTCGGTGACAGCCCGGTGAGCGTGGCGTACCAGCACGTCCGGGAAGACCCCCGGGCCCCCAGCGACATCAACCGGGACGTCACCCCGCCGGTCGACGCGATCGTGCTCAAGGCGCTGGCCAAGAACCCGCTCAACCGTTACCAGAGCGCCGGCGAGATGCGCGCCGACCTGCTCCGTGCCGCCACCGGCCGGCCGGTGCACGCCACCCCGGTGCTGCGCGAGGACGAGACCGTGGCGATGGCCGCCGCCGGCGCCACCCAGCGGATCCCGGCCGGCGGCAGCGGGCCGCGCCGGACGTCCCCCGGGGTGATCGCCGGCCTCAGCGTCCTCGGTGTGCTCGCCGTGGTGGCGCTGGCCGCCGGACTGATCTGGGCGAACTCCGGCGACGAGCAACCACAACTCGTCGTTCTACCTAGCCTGGTCGGCCAGCCGATCGAGGAGGCGCAGCGCCAACTGCTCAGCCTCAACCTCAATCCGGTCCCCACCACTGCCGAAGACCCGGACTGCACCCTCAACAACGTGGTCGCGCAGTCCCCGGAGCCCGGCGAGGTCGAACCGGGCAGCGAGGTGCAGTTGACCGTCTGCGCCGGGCCGGGCATGGTGCAGGTCCCGTCGCTGGAGGGGTACACCCGGTCCGGTGCGGAGAACGCGCTGATCGACCTCGAACTGGTGCCGGAATTCGTGCCGGTGGACAGCGCCGATCCGAAGGACCAGGTGGTCCGGGTGCCGGACGAGGGCGAAATGGTGGAGGTCGGCTCCACGGTCGTGGTGGAGATCTCGCTGGGCAACATCCGCAACGTGCCCAACGTGGTCGGCAGCACCCAGAGCGAAGCGATCTCCATCCTGGAACGGGCCGGCTTCGATCCGCAGGTCGTCGAGGGCCAGGAGGTCGACCCCGCCGACGCCGGCCGGGTCACCAGCCAGGACCCCAACGGCGGCCAGGCCAAGGTGAACTCGCGGGTCGAGATCGTCGTGTCACAGCCACGCGAGGTCGAGGAGACGCCGAGTCCGACACCGTCGAGCCCGGCCCCGTCGAGCCCGGCACCGACGACGACCGAGCCACCACCGGGCGACGGTGACGGCGAGGGCGCCGGGACGGGCGAACCCACCTCCGGCGGTGGTGCCGGCGGCGGCGTGGGGACGCTGATCCCCACCACCCCGGCGGTCCGTATCCCGTCGGAGTAG